The window CGCCGTGTTGTAGGTCACCACGTGATAAGTGCTGCCGTCGGGGCGCACGTGATTCAACATCGCCTGCGTCGCATGACTCGCGGCCATGTTGTAAAGGTCTTGCGAGGTTCCACCCTTGGAGGTCGTGCCGCCGTGCTTCGCGGCGTTGAAGAGCAACTCGACGTTCATCATCGAATCGATGATCACGCGATTGCTCCCCCAGGAATCGAGCGCGCCATACTTGGGGTTGAAGCGTGCGCTCAGCGAACGCGCCGCGGCGTTCACGACGGCTTGATACGTCGCATTGCCGGTCAGTCGCGCACCTTGGCCAAAGCTATCCAGAATCATGAACCCTAGGTCGTGATTGCCAGTGTCGTTCTTTTGACCCTCAATGCCTGCCTGCCACGCTTTGGCTCGCGTGGCCCAAACGGCGTCGCCGGTCGCTTCGTACATTTCCCACAGCATGCCGGGATAGAAACCGCTGACCCAGTTTGCGGCGTTGGTCGTGGTCCAAGTCGTTGCACTAGCTCCGGCGTCGTTCGGATAGGCAGTCTTGACTACCGAGCGAGCATCGTAGGCCGCCAACTTTGTTGCCGCGGCCGACAGCACGCCGGCCACGTCAACGACCGGCGGACCCGGAATGACGATCGATGGCGCGGGAGCATATTCGCCGTCTCCAATGATTTCGAAGCCGTCGAGGTTGTGCGCGGCGAGCCCGATCACACTGCCGTCGAGGAATAGCTTGGGGGCGTAAGTGTTCGTGGTCGTGTTGAACTCAAACACATCTTCGTCGTCGCCTGCAGCCGTACCGACTTTGAAGGCGCCACTCGTCGACATGTAAAGTTTATCACCTTGCAGATCGATAGCATCGATTTGCTCGGTATAGGTATCGAGCAGGCGCGCGCTGCCGTCAAAATACAGTCCCCACGAACCGGCCGTTTGTGGACCGAGACCGCCGGGCGACGGCCGGAATAGCAGAATGTCTTCGCCCCAAAAGAATGCGCTGAAATTCGGCACGTTGGCGAAGCCGCTGGTCGACAAAATCAAATTGCCGTTCGGTAAAACCGAAACAGCGTCGATGTTCTCGCTGTCCATCGTCAGCCCGACATCGCTGCCGTCGAAATACAGCGACCATGTCCCTTGAGTCTTGGTGCCGTAGCCGTTCGCGGCTGGCGTGAAACGGAGCAGGTCCTGTTTGTCGGCGGTCACTCCCGGAACGACTGCCGTGCCGGTGGTCGAAATCACCAGGCTGCCGTCGGGAAGAATGTCGAGCGCGTCGATATCTTCGGCGTCGGTATCGAGTCCCACGTCGCTGCCGTCGAACAGCATCTGATAACGGTACGATGTAATCGCACCGGTTGCGTTGCGTTCGATGTCGAGTCTGATTACGTCGGAGTCATCGAAATCGACCCGCACGCCGTCGCTGCCTGTCACGCTGCCGGCAGCGGCTGTCGAGAAATAACTGATCTCGGCGGCGAGCACGGTACGCGCTTCGAGATTCTCAATCTGCAATCGGCGGGGTTGTGTCGACATGGCTCATCATGGTGCGAGTAACAAGGGAGGGCACCAGTATAATTGGGGTAGAGAATCAGGCTGCCGTTGCTAACGATTTTTCCAGGAATTCCGCTTTCATGCTGATTACGCTCACTACCGACTTCGGCGTGTCGAGCCCTTACGTCGCCGCGATGAAGGGCTCGCTGTTGTCGACCAATGCCCACGCGCGAATCGTTGACCTTACTCACAGCATCGCGCCGCAGAACATTCGCCAGGCCGCGGTCGTGCTCGCCGATGTTACGCCGTTTTTTCCGCAGGGTACTCTGCATCTCGTCGTCGTCGATCCGGGCGTCGGCACCGAGCGTGAAATCATCTATGCCGAATTCGGTGAGCAGCGGTATCTCGCGCCGGACAACGGTGTGCTCAGTTACTTGGTGCGTTACTCGCGTCCGAATTTTCTATTGAAGGTCACGGAGTCGCGCTATTGGCGAACGGCGGTTAGCAATACCTTTCATGGTCGCGATATTTTTGCTCCTGTCGCCGGCCACTTGTTGGCCGATACTTCGCCGAATGAAATGGGCCGAGTGACGAACCAGATGATCTGGCTCGATTGGCCCGAACCACATCTGGGGACCGATTCGGCAACGGCCGAAGTTTTGTATATCGATTCTTTCGGCAATGTGATCACCAATCTGACAACGGCCATGCTGCGCGGTTGGCTGAGTAGCGCCGAGCCGTTGATTCGCATCGCCGGACGCGAAATCACTGGCCTGCAAACCACCTATGGCCAGCGCGGGGCCGGCGAGCTGATTGCGCTGGGCGATTCGCAGGGAAGGCTCGAAATTGCCGTGGTCAACGGCAACGCGGCAGCGCAGCTCGGCGTCGAGGCTGGCGACTCCGTGCAAATCACCCGAAAAAGTCTTTAGGAAACGAACGGCCTGCATATCTTGAAAATGTCCTGAGAACCACGGCAGGCCGCTTGGCTCCCCGCTAGCGGCATTTTAGAATGCTGCCACGCGAGTACGCATTCTGCAGCTTCTCGCGACTCACTTCAGGGCGGAGTGCAAGAGTGCCGGGCAAGATCGAAGGCAAAGTCGTTTCGTACAGCGAGGCCGGCAACCTCGTTACCGACATTCCCGTGGAGCGACTCCGCACGGTGCCGCACGATCCGTCGGTTTCGGTCATCTGCGACGAGCATCAAACCGTCGGTCTCTACAAACCCGATCACAAAGAGCCCGAAATGACACTGCTCGCCCTGCTGAGCGACAGCGGCTTTTTGGAGCTGGTGATTGTTGGCGACAGCGCAAAGATCATGCTCGGCGTGCGCGCGGGCCAGCCCGTCACGGTGCAATGGTAAAGCCGGATCCGCCGACAGCCGAACAACTGGCCGCCTGGGACCGCGAATTGGTCTGGCATGCCTTCACGCAGATGGCCGAGCACGAGCCGCTGCTGATCGAACGAGCCGAAGGTTGCACCCTCTAC is drawn from Anatilimnocola floriformis and contains these coding sequences:
- a CDS encoding SAM hydrolase/SAM-dependent halogenase family protein codes for the protein MLITLTTDFGVSSPYVAAMKGSLLSTNAHARIVDLTHSIAPQNIRQAAVVLADVTPFFPQGTLHLVVVDPGVGTEREIIYAEFGEQRYLAPDNGVLSYLVRYSRPNFLLKVTESRYWRTAVSNTFHGRDIFAPVAGHLLADTSPNEMGRVTNQMIWLDWPEPHLGTDSATAEVLYIDSFGNVITNLTTAMLRGWLSSAEPLIRIAGREITGLQTTYGQRGAGELIALGDSQGRLEIAVVNGNAAAQLGVEAGDSVQITRKSL
- a CDS encoding SAM hydroxide adenosyltransferase, which gives rise to MPGKIEGKVVSYSEAGNLVTDIPVERLRTVPHDPSVSVICDEHQTVGLYKPDHKEPEMTLLALLSDSGFLELVIVGDSAKIMLGVRAGQPVTVQW